The Bacillus vallismortis genome window below encodes:
- a CDS encoding DUF6376 family protein produces the protein MKIILTVLAGVGLLSAGGCGMLDQVNDGLNYTSEAAGYVEKVKTFAEEAPELAEQAVNDAEAKGKLEAQLETVQQAAVDFNELTPPDAAAKIHQTIQEHNETLQKSAEDVLKQVEEGKVSLETLEQSDIVQKAKQITDVMGQIEKLGE, from the coding sequence ATGAAAATCATTTTGACTGTTCTTGCCGGTGTGGGGCTTTTGAGTGCAGGCGGATGTGGCATGTTGGACCAGGTGAATGACGGATTGAATTATACAAGTGAAGCCGCAGGCTATGTGGAGAAAGTGAAGACATTTGCAGAGGAGGCACCTGAATTGGCCGAGCAAGCTGTAAATGACGCGGAGGCGAAAGGAAAACTTGAAGCACAGCTTGAAACGGTTCAGCAGGCTGCCGTTGATTTTAATGAATTAACACCGCCTGATGCCGCAGCGAAGATTCATCAAACCATTCAGGAGCATAACGAAACCTTGCAGAAAAGCGCTGAAGATGTGTTAAAACAAGTGGAAGAAGGCAAGGTATCGCTTGAAACATTGGAGCAGTCGGACATTGTCCAAAAAGCAAAGCAAATCACTGATGTGATGGGGCAGATTGAAAAGCTGGGCGAATAA